The genomic segment GCCGATCTTGTACTTGGGGTCGTTCAGGGCGGAATTCAGCACGAAATCGGTCTTGATGAGTTTGGCCGTCGTCTTGAGGTACGTGACGAAGTCGGTTTTGCCGCGGTTCGGGTCGGACGACGGGGCGATCGAGAACGGGGACGACGCGACCTGGAGCAGGGCGTACGACTCGAATTTACTCGGCAGCAGCGTCCACGCGGCGTAGGCCAACCCGGACCCGAGCATCGCCCCGCAGAACAGGATCATCATCCAGTGCAGCTTGAGGTACGTGAGTACCATCGTGCCGCCGCCCCCGGCGTCCGCCGCGCGGGGTCGCTCCGGCGCCCGCGGGGTCGCGTGGCGGAGGAGGATCGGGCGGTCGGCCGCGTGGGCTTGTGGGGCGGACGTCGGACCGGTCATAAGTGGCCTGCTTCCGTTCAGGCTGGACCCGCGGGCCGGGTCGGCGGGGCGGACGTCTTGTCCGCCCGGACTCGTCTGGTTTCAAACCGCGTCCCCGCGGGGACCATTCACTTCGTGGTCGGCGTCACGCGAACGCCGGGCGGAACGGGGCAAACCCGCCGAGCGGATTCACCGGGGCCGGTCGGACGACTAACCGCCCGAGCGCCCAGAGCTGCAGCCCGAGCAGAGCCAGGCCGAGCGGCATCATCAACCAGCCGTGCAGATCGTGGAGGAAGTGCAGGGTCGCTTTCTCCTGCGTCATCGTGTACGCGACGCCGGTCGCTGTGATCCGAAGGACGTTCGTGACGATCGCGATGGGGACGATGCCGAGCAGGATCATCAGTTTTTCGAAGCGTGTCCGGTCGAGTAGGATGACCGCCCCGACCGCGAACGCGGCGAACGTCATCAGCATCTTCAGGCCGCTGCACGCGTCCACCACACCGAGGGTCACGTCGTCGATCAGGATGACGTTGCCCTCGGCGATGGCCGGGTGGCCGATCGTCTGCAGGAGATACGTGCTGGCGGTTGTGGCGACCAGCTTGAGCGGCGCACCGACATTCTGCTCGATCTCGTAGGGCAGCGGCACCATGAAAACGAGGAACAGGAGGGCAGGGGCCGCGCCCTTCAGCATCCGCACCCCGCCGACCGCGAGCGTCACCGCGATCAGCGACATCATGAGGGCGAGCGCGTCGAGTTGGTAGAACAGTAGGCCGCCGGCGAGCCACCGCAGCCCCAGCGCGGCGACCAGAATCGTACATCCGACGATCGGCCACGGTCCGCCCCCGATGAGGCGGGCCAGGCCGCCGCGCCAGAGGACGTAAGCGGAGAACAAGGGGACGAGGAACCCGTGCGAATACTGCGGGTCTGACACCCACTTGCCGTACATGAATTCGAAGGTCGGAAAGAACGCCCACACGACGAGGGCGACCGCCGGGATCAGGGGCCACAGCAGGGCGAGAGGCGCGGCCGGGGGCGGAATCTGTGGTGTAGTGCGCGACATCCTTGCCTCGTCCGGGGTCGGGTCGCGCGGCCGTCCGTGGTCGCGCGGTCATCCGGGCGGGGATTGTGTTCGAAAACCCCCACCCGGTGCAACCCCATTTCTGAGAGATCCGCGGCAGGCTTCTTTTCCGGCCGTAAGACATACAATCTCAGCACTTAAATACCGCCGCCCGGGAGTCGACCGATGGCCGATGCCGACCTGAACGCGTTTCTTCGGACCCAACTTGCCGACCTGAAGACCAAGGGGCTGTACAAGGCCGAGCGGCGGATCGAGTCGCCGCAGCGGGCGGCGATCAGCGTCGCGGCCCACGAGGTCGTCAACTTCTGCGCGAACAACTACCTAGGTCTGGCGAACCACCCGGAAATCGTCGCGGCTGCGGACGAGGGGTTGAAAGCCTGGGGGTACGGGCTGTCGTCGGTCCGGTTCATCTGCGGGACGCAATCGATCCACAAGCAGCTCGAAGCCCAGATCGCGCGGTTCTTCCGCAAAGGCGACAGCATTCTTTACATCTCCTGCTTCGACGCGAACGGCGGTCTCTTTGAACCGCTGCTCACCGACCAGGACGCGATCCTCTCGGACGAACTGAACCACGCGAGCATTATCGACGGCGTCCGCCTCTGCAAGGCCCAGCGGTTCCGCTACAAGCACAACGACATGGCCGACCTGAAGGCCAAGCTGGAGGAAGCCAAGAACTGCCGGTTCAAACTGATTTTCACGGACAGCGTCTTCAGCATGGACGGCGACCTGGCGAAACTCCCGGACATCTGCGACCTGGCCGACCAGCACAAAGCGTCCGTGGGCATCGACGACTGCCACGCGACGGGCCACCTGGGCGCGACCGGCCGCGGGGCGGCGGAGGAACTGGGCGTCCTCGACCGGATCGACATTATCACCGGGACGTTGGGTAAGACGCTGGGCGGGGCGAGCGGCGGGTTCACGGCCGCGTCGGCCGAAGTGGTCGACTGGCTCCGCAACCGCAGCCGGCCGTACCTGTTCTCGAACTCGGTTCCGCCCGCGCTGGTGGCCGCCGGGATGAAGGCCCTCGACCTCGTGGACACCGCGGCCGACATGCGGGCCACCCTGAAGGCGAACACGGCTCGCCTCCGTGCCGGACTGGAGGGCGCTGGGTTCACGATCAAGCCCGGCCCGACACCGATCCTGCCGGTGATGCTGGGCGACGCCGCGGTTGCTACGAAGATGGCCGACGCGCTGTTGGCGAAGGGGATTTACGTGATCGGGTTCAGCTACCCGGTGGTTCCGCAGGGCCAGGCCCGCATCCGCATCCAAGTGTCGGCGGCCCACACGACGGCCCAGATCGACCGGGCGATCGCCGCGTTCCACGAGGCGGGGCGGGAAGTGGGGGTGATTGGGTGATGAATGAGATGTTAGACACAGTAATTGACCAGACGTAGTCCTTAAACAAGCGGGTTTATTACACGTTTCCCACGTTGATTCAGTCGACGAACTCCCCCGAAGCCCGCCGCGGGTCGGGGTCTGTTGCATGATTCGATGTTTGACCCGGCCTCCTCCCTTCCACCCCGCGGCTCGTTCGGCGTTTCCGCGGATCGGGCGATGACCAGCGGGTGGTGTCCCCACCGCCCGTCGTGCGTGATGTCCTGGCCCTGTTTGGACCGTCCGGCGGTCCCCACGATAGCGGACGACTCGCTATTAGGGATGGCGGTTCCGGCTCCCCCTCTCCGCGTGAGTGAGGGGATGAGGTCGCGACTTCTCCCCCCAAGTCGTTCCGTCCCGAGCGGCGGAAGGGTAGAAACACAATCAGCGATTCTTAACTCATCGGAAAGTCATTTGGCTGATCGAACGGCGCCATCCCGTCAATCATTTCTTGGCTTCGATGGTACCGGAGTCCAAATAAATCGTCAGATCCGGCCGCACTTTGGCCAACAACTTGCCGCCCCCTTCCGTGACCTTTGTCCCACGGAGGGTCACTTTCTTGAGCGATTTGATTTTAGCAATCTGGTTGAGGCCCGCGTCAGTTATCTGAGTGTTCGGCGCCCAAAGGTCAGTCAATCGCTGACACTTTGACAAGTGCATCATCCCAGCATCGCTGATTCTAGTGGATTCAACTCTTAATTGATTCAGATTGGCGATTTTATCCATATGCAAAAGGGCGGCATCAGAAATATTGCTATTAAATCCTATATGCAAGCTGTTGAGATTTCTCACGCCCGTCAAATGTACGATGCCATCATCCGTTATCTTGGTATTACCGTATAAATAAACAATTCCGAGCGTTTGACATTTTGCTAGTTCTTTAAGATGCTCGTTTTCGACTGGGCTTTCACCGAAATCGACAAAATACAGACGCGGCATTTTCTGCAAATTCTGAAAAAAATTCCTGCTAATAGCAGGAGACGATTTCAACTCTAACCGCGAAAGGGGCATTGATGTAATTTTATCCAATCCCATCTTTGTAACGGTTCCAATTTTACCCAGATCGATAAGAGTCAATTCTTGAAGTGATTGCAACTCGTTAAGTTTTGCCAGAACCGCATCGTCTGCGGCAGCCGCCCCACACCCTAACTGTTTCAAATGACCGAATTTCTTGAGCGAATTGATTGTTTTGTTCGACAATCCAAGTTCGCATACCAATGAGTCTAGAGTCTTGACCGCGGGCAATTTAGCCAACGCCTCTAATTGTTCGTCACTTATAGGCAAAAAAGAGGCCGGCCCACTCGGCCAGATACGTCGAAGATGGTTTAGATTGGCAACGATAGGTAAAAAGGTCTCGTCCACGAATTTCGGGTTGAGTTGGCGAGTGGGAACAACGGACACAACTCCCATAATAACAAACGGCATATTGGGCAACTGTGATCCGGAATCGATATTGATTTCTGATCCGTCAGACATTATCAGGGTTAGCGTGAAATAATCGATTAACTTCTCCGCGCACTTCCGTTCAGTCCGGAACACGTTGGCATTCCCGCCCAGGTCTTTGGGCTCAACGATCGCGTTCTTCGTCAACAGTTCCTTCAGTTCTTTCTCGGCGGTCGAGGCATGTTCGTCCATCTTGGCTTTCGTGTACTGGCCGATCGCCTCTTGGTACGACTTTTCCAGAATTTCCCGCTGTCTGACCAGATTCTTTCGCAGTAGCGATGGCGCCGTATTCGGAAGACTCCCGTCGGTCTCGAACGCCCGCCGTTGGTCGAGAATCTCGTCGACTTTTTTCTTGTTCGCGGCCGACCGCCACTTCTTCTCCTCGGCCTCGAAGTACTTCTTCGCGTCGGTCTCGATCTTCTTCATCTCCTTCTCGTACAATCCCTTCGCTTTTTCTAGCTTCTCCCCAACTTTATCCGCGCTACGCAGGTTTCCTGTAGACGCAACCACCATAAGAACAAGACAAATAAACGATAGTATTTTCTTCTTCATGGTGCGTCTCTCTTCCGGAGAGTCGTAAACTGAAGGAAATTAGTGCGCGGTAGGTCCGGACAGCGGATTGGTACTAGTCTAAACCTCGGCAAACTCACGTTCAACGCATTCCCGGGAAGCGGGAAACGGTTCTCATCAACCCCTCTTTCTTCATCGACGTGGAGAGGGTTTATACGTTCCGTATCCGTCACGCATCCCAGGATTGGCTAACCGACGACGAACTCTGACCGAGAGCCGGTGTCTCGCACCACCGGCCATTCCGCCCGCCGCGCACGCGAATCGCAGATCAATACGCGTGCCGTTGGCGGCCGAAGATCATCTTCCAGGCGGTCAGGACGATGATTCGCAGGTCGAACATCGGGTTCCAGTGGGTGATGTAGTAGAGGTCGTACTGCACCCGCTTGCGGAGCGACGAGTTCCCCCGCCAGCCGTTCACCTGAGCCCAGCCGGTGATCCCGCACTTGACCGCGTGGCGGGCCATGTAGTTCGGGATCGTCTTGCGGAATTTGTTGACGTAGTAAGGCCGCTCCGGTCGCGGGCCGACGAGACTCATGTCGCCGCGGAGGACGTTGAAGAATTGCGGCAGTTCGTCCAAGTTCGTCGTGCGGAGGATCGACCCGAGGCGCGTCCGGCGCGGGTCTTTCTGCGCCGTCATCGCGGGCCCGGCGACTTCGGCGTTAACGCACATCGTCCGGAACTTGAGCATCGAGAACGACTTCCCGTTCAACGAACACCGCTCCTGGCGGTACAGGATCGGCCCGGTACTCGTCACCTTGATCAGGGCGGCGATGGCCGCCATGAACGGGGCGAACAGCGCGATCGCGAACAGGGACAGCCCGATGTCCATGATCCGCTTCACGACGAGGTTCAAGCCGTGGTACGGGCTCTCGCGCAGGCCGATGAAGGTCATGCCGTGGAGCGTGCTGGTCGTCAGCGAGAGCGCCGTGAGCGCGGGCACGTCCGCGACGAGGCGGACGTCCACGAGCGTCTGCGACAGGACGTCGAAGACCCGCCGGGCGTCCGAGTACCGGTTGAGCGGTAGTGCGATGAAAACGTGCTCGATGTGCTGCTCGTAGACGAACTTCGGGAGGTCCACGATCGGGCCGAGGACGGGGTGGTCGAAGTGGGTCTGCCCGTGCTGGTCGTCCACGTAGGCGACGGTCTGAATGCCCATCCAGGACGCGTTTTCGAGCGACCGGGCCGTCCGCCGCGCGAGCCGGCCGGTGCCGACGATGAGCGCGTGACTCTGGTTGTACCCGCGAGAACGGAGCCGGCCGAGGACCGACCAACTCACCCGGCGGCACGCGAGGACGCCGGCGAACGTCAGCACGCCGAAGAGGACCATCGCGAGCCGGGATTCGTACGGGTATTGCCGGGCGAAGTTGGTCGACATCACCAGCAGCGAGAGCAGAGCCACGCCCTTGCCGACGGCGACCATTTCTTCCCGGAACCGCCGCATGCGGTGAATCTCGTACATCCGCGTGACGCGGTACGAGACGAGACACAGAATACAAATGAGGGGGAGGTTGCGGACGCAGAGTTCGAAATCGGGCTGGTGGTTGTTGACGAGCGGGATGCCGGTGTCGAACCGGACCATGTACGCGCCGACCCACGCCGCCGAAGTAACGACGACGTCCCAGACCATAAACCAAACCGAGAGCGGTTGACTACTTCGCTTGACCATCGGACTTCCCGCCGTCGGGTGGCAAACGCTGGGGTCGCGTTTTAGCACCAACGGTCGAAAGGTGTCAAGTCAGCTAAGATGCCAGCCGGTGAACGCGCTGGACGATCTCTAACCCCACCAACTTTACACGCAAAACGGTAAAATAGGCAACTTAAAGAACTTAAAAGATCTCATAATTCGGAAGGATAGCCCGCAAATGATGAACGCCGACCAACTCCTCGCCCGCCTGTACGCCCTCCGCAAGGACTACGCCGACGACCCGGAGGACGAAACCTATCAGGCTTTGCACCACGCATTTATGTTCATCTCTTACAACATCGGCGCGTTCAAGGAGTACGTGAAAGCGGAAGCAGAAAAAACTGGCGGGGACTGATCCGAGCGTATCAAATGACGCGATTCGGGGGATTTTCACCCGTCTAGCGGTCGAACGGTCGACCGTCGGGACGGGTTCATCCTCTTTATCTCGACGCGTCGACCGATGTATGGGGCAGGAATGACGTCTCCCGAACTGCGACAGGAGGTTGCAGGTGCCCCGCCCGACCACGCCCGGCCGTTTTGCCGACCAGTCCGCAACGATTCACCGCCAGCTGCTTCGTGCGGAAATTCTGGAATCCCGCGACGTCCCGGACGCAACGGGGCTGACTGCCACCGGCGCGGCCGCGGGGACCGCACCGATCGTCACTGTCTATAACAGCGACGGCTCGGTTCACCTCAGCTTTCTGGCTTTTGAATCGACGTTCACGGGCGGCGTCACCGTCGCGGTGGCGGACGTCACGGGAGACGGTGTTCCGGACGTGGTGGTGGTGCCCGGCGCCGGCGGCGGGCCACTGATGAAAGTGTTCAACGCCGAGACCGGGGCGCCGGAATTGTCTCGGTTCGTCTTTGAAGACTCATTCCGCAACGGGCTCACGGTCGCCGCGGGCGACGTGACGGGTGCGGGGTACGCCCAAATTCTGATCGGCGCCGGCTACGGCGGCGCGCCGCGCGTGCAACTTTACGACGCGGTGACGAACACCACGATGCGCGATTACTTCGCGTTCGACCCGAACAGTCGTGGTGGGGTGTCGGTTGCCATCGCGTCTCTGGTTCCGAACGGGCCGGAGGAAATCATCACCGGCGGAGTCAACGGCGCGACGCCGCAGGTGACCGTGACCGACGGGGCGAACAACGTCACCCTGGGAACGTACACCGTCAGTGGTTCGACGAATTCCACCTCGGTGTCGCCCAGCCTCCGGGATCTGTTGGACTCCACCCCCGTCGGCAACAGTGTGACTCCGGTCGGGGTCAGTGTGACGGTCGGAAATCCGGATTCACTCGGCGTCCGCCACCTGCTGATTTCGCTGTACGATTCCACCACGATGGGACCGCAAATCGACGTCGACCCGACGACGTTTGCCACGCTGCCGTAGAGCGCGGCCATATTTGCCAGTTCGTCAGTTGAAAATCACGCTTTCGACAAGGCAATGGGGCGAGCGGCGGACTTCCGTCCCCGCCTCGCCCCATGTCACTCATTCGCAATCTTCAGTACCCGCCCGTTGTCGCTATCGGCGATGTAAAGCTCGCCAGTCTTCGGATGCGGCACGACGCCGTGCGGCCGCTTGAGTTCCAGCTTGAGCGGGTCGCCACCCACACCACCGTTTCCGGCTTTCCCGGTCCCGGCGACGAGTTCAACGATTTCTTTACCGGGGAGATACCGGCGGATCTGGTGGTTTTCGGTATCGGCGATCAGGACCGAGCCGTCCTTGTCGCACCACAGGAATTTCGGCCCGTTCATGGCGGCTTTCAACGCGGGGCCACCGTCGCCGCCGATGCCGGCCTTTCCGGTGCCGGCGACGGTGCGGATCTTCCCTGCGGCGTCGACCACGCGGAGCCGGTGGCCGCCGCGCTCGAGGACGTACAGGTTCCCCTTGCCGTCGGTCGCGACCGCCCGGGGGTCGATTAGCGGTTGCTCGGCCGCCGGTTCGCCATCTTTGGGTTCGCCCTTTTTGCCGGTCCCTGCTACCGTGGTGATGACCCCCGTACTCATGTCGATCGCGCGGACGCGGCGATTGCCGATATCCGCGATGTACATCGTCTTCGCACCGGGGCCGAACGCGATGCAGATGACTTCCGCCAGCTCGGCCGCAGCAGCGGGGCCGCCGTCACCCGCGTACCCTTTTTTGCCGGTCCCCGCGAAGGTCGTGACCGTGCCGGCCGCCGGGTCGTATTTGCGGACCTTGCTGTTGAATGCATCCGCCAGATAAATCACGCCGTCCGGGGCAACGAGCAGGTTGTGCATACCGTTGAACTCAGCCTTCAGGGCCGGGCCGCCGTCGCCCGCGGAACCCTTCTTCCCACTCCCAGCGAGGGTCGTGAGCGTCCCGTCGGGGGCGATTTTCCGCAACCGCTCGCCGCCGGCCATCTCCACGAAGTAGATGCTCCCGTCCGCGCCAAAGTCGACGGCAAAGGGCTGCACGACCTTCGCCCCGGCGGCCGGACCGCCGTCGCCCCCGGTCCCGCCGGCGACGAGGACGACCTTGCCCGCTCGCGCGGACGGAGCAGCGAGGATGACAAGCGCGGCTGTGAGTAACGACAGACGGAGCAGATGGGTATTCATGGGTGTGCGCGAAAACGTGTTCGGGGCGGGCATGTGAAAAACAAACTACCGACGATACCGGACGCGGTCAACTGACCGGTCGGACGATAACGGCCGGAATGCGCGTTGGACAAATCGTGTCTCGGTCGGTAACGAAAATGAAGGACGTTTTTATCGGGGAGGAGTGCCCGTGCACCCGTTCGAAGTCGTGTTAATCCTGATCGCGGTCGGCATCGGGCTGGGCATTCTGGCGCGGTGGTGGGGGATACCGTACCCGATTTTGCTCGTCGTCGGTGGACTACTCCTGAGTATTCAGCCGTGGGCTCCGCCGTTCGCGCTGGAGCCGAACATCGTGTTCATCGCGTTCCTCCCGCCGCTTCTGTACGCTGCCGCGTTCAATATCGAATGGTCTGCGTTCCGCAGCCAGCTCCGTCCGATCACGCTCCTGGCGGTCGGGTTGGTCATGTTCACGACCGTACTCGTCGCGTGGCTCGCCCACGACGTGTTCGGGATGCCGTGGGCCGTGGGGTTTGTACTCGGGGCGATTGTCTCCCCGCCCGACGCGGTGGCGGCCGGCGCGATCACGCAGCGGGTCAAGGTGCCCCGGGTGGTCTCCACGGTCCTGGAAGGCGAAAGCCTGGTGAACGACGCCTCGGCACTGGTTACGTACCGGATGGCGATCGCCACGGTGACTTACGGCACGTTCTCACTCTGGGAAGCCGGGAGCCAGTTCGTGATCGTCAGTGTCGGGGGCGTGGCGGTCGGTCTCGGCGGCGCGTGGCTGATCCTGCAGCTGCACCGCTGGCTGCGGTGGACCAAGCTGGGTGACACGAAGATCAACATCGCGCTCACCCTGCTCACGCCCTACGCCGTTTACCTACCGTCGGAACACATGCACCTGTCCGGCGTACTCGCGACGGTGGCGGCCGGGTTGTTCGTCGGGACGCGCTGCCCGCTCGTGTTCACCCGCGAGTTTTACACCGAGGCCCGCGCGGTGTGGGAAATGATGGAGTTTCTGCTGAACGGTTTGATCTTCATCCTGATCGGCTTCCAGCTTCCGCAGGTACTCAACGATCTCAGTTCCGAATACACCGTCGGACAACTTGCGGCTTACGCACTGGCTGTCTGCGCGGTGGTGGTCGCGGCGCGGTTGATCTGGATGTTCCCGGGTGCGTACCTCCCGCGGTGGCTCGACCGTCAATTCTTGGGGTATGGCGACCCGTACCCGCCGTGGCAGTCCGTGATCGTGGTCGGGTGGACGGGGATGCGCGGCGTGGTCTCGCTAGCCGCGGCGATGGCAATCCCCAAGGTGACCGATATGGGCGACGTATTCCCGTACCGGGATCTCATCCAGTTCCTTACGTTCTGGGTGATCTTCGCCACCCTCGTCGGCCAGGGGCTCACCCTGCCGTTCCTGATCCGGTTCCTGGGCGTCGACAAGATCGCCGCGGCCGAACCGCCGGATGAGAGTGAAGCGGCTTGTCTGAATGAACTGCCACCGACGGAGGGGGGCGAAGCGACGTAGTGGGTGCGGTCGTCTGCCTGCTTCCGCGAATGCACCCGGGCCTACGCGATTGTGCCCTTCGCCACCCACCCCAGCGCCTTTTCCAGCGATTCCATCGGCAGCCCGATGACGTTGCTCACCGAGCCCGTTTCGACTGTGAGATACGGGTCGTCGGGCACCTGGATGGCGTAGGCGCCGGAACAACCTTCCCATTTCCGCGTGCGGAGGTACGAGTCAAGTTCCGCCTCCGTAAGCGACTTCATGCGGACGCGGCTGACTTCCTGCCACGTAAACTGCCAGTCGCCCGGGCGGACCCAGAGGCAGACGCCGGTCCAGAGTTCGTGGACCGTGCCGGAGAGGGCCGTCAGGATGCGCCGGGCGTCGGCCTCGTCGTCCGGCTTGCCGATCACTTTGCCGTTCAACCAGCCCACGGTGTCGGCCGCGATAATAACGCCATCGGGCACCTTCGGGGCGACGGCCTCAGCCTTTAGCCACGCGAGTTCGGCGACGTAGTGCCGGCAGTCTCCGAGCCGCGCTTCCGTCGGTTCGGGGATGTTCGATGGCAGCACGTCGAACGTGTAGCCGTGTAGTTTCATCAGTTCACGGCGGCCGAGCGACCCACTGGCGAGGGTCAGGCGGAACGGGACGTGTTGGCCCATGATTCGAGTACCGCGCGGAGCGGCCCCCAGAGTTTGTCGGGCGTCAGGTCGGGCATGCAGACGAGGCTGTTCGGGCACTGCTTGAGATAGCTGCCGTGACACGCGACGGCCGTTTCCACCCCGCCGCCGGGTACGCCGTAAGGCCCGTGTCGCGCGACGAGCGTGCAGGTGTATGGTGCCACGCAGGGTCGGCCGAGGGCGGCCGCCAGGTGCAACGGGCCGGTGTCGTTCGCCACCACCACATCGGCCCGGGCCAGCACCGCGGCGAGTCGCGGGAGCGATGTCTTCCCGGTTAAATCGAGGTACGGCCCGCGCAACGCCCGCGCAGTCTCGGCCGATGCCGCGGTATCGTCGGCCACCCCAACGAAGATCACGGACCCGTCGAACGCGGCGCGTGCCCGGTTCGCGAGTTCGGCAAAGTGCGCCGGCGGCCAGCACTTCGTCACCCACCGCGAACCGACCGCCAGGGCGAGCCACGGTCGAGGTAACGTCGCCAGGTCGCGTGCCGCCGCTTCCAACTCTTCCGATCGGAGCGGTACGACGAATCGCTTCGCACCACCGCCAGCCCCAAGTACGGACGCGATTCGCCAGTAGCGGTCGACCGCGTGGATCTGGTCGGCGTCGGGAACGGCGATGCGGTGCGTGTAGAAGTGTCGACTCCCCTCGCGGGCGTTGGCGAAACCGACGCGAACCGGGGCACCGCTCGCCGCGCACATCAGGCCGGTACGGAGAAGACCCTGCAAGTCGATCACCAGATCGAACCGCCGCTTTCGCAAGGCGTCCAAGAATTGCAGTGCGTAACGTGCTGCCCGAATGGGGCTCTTTTTGAACGCGCCGCGGTCGAACGCGATTGTGTCGGTTAGGTGCGGGTGGCCGGCGAGGAGTGGTTCGTAAGCCTTGTTCACGACCCAGGAAATCTGGGCGGCCGGGAACCGTTCGCGCAGGGCCGTAAGCACCGGAAGGGCGTGAACGATGTCGCCCAGCGCGCTCGGCTTGAGCAAAGCGATCCGTCGGGGCTCTACGTCGGTCAGAAGCATTCCGGATACGCACCAACTGAAATTTCCGAACGGACGCCCGCTCGCCTGGGACTGTGTGAATTCCCATCCGATCCGGCTCTTTCAAGCCGCTTTCGTTGCGACCGATGGCCCTTTTACCAGCGGCAGCAATCCCACGACGAACAATAAAACCGCGGCGGCCGCGGCGTAAGGAAGGATGCGGGAATCGTGTTCCTTGAACACGACCGAGCCGATGAACGGCCCGAGAATGCGGCCCAGCGAGGCGCCGGACTGGTTGACCCCGAGGACTTCGCCCTGGCGGGTCGGGTCGGTCCGTTTGGAAACCAAAGCGCTCACGGACGGGTTGACGAACGCGAACCCGGTCACGGCTGTGGCACCGGAAAGGCAGAAGAGGAACTTCAGATTGTCAACCGCCCCGGGGGAGGGTCTGAGCATGTACGCCCCCCACGCCACGCACACCAGCCCGCCCATTCCGAGCAGCATGAGCCCGATGCCGAGCGTCATCAACTGGGTCTCCGGCCACTTTCCAGCGAGCGGCCGGTAAAGGCCCCCTTGAGCCACCATGAGTACGGCCCCGACGCCGGCGAACAGCAAAAAGTTCTGCTCGTCGTTCATGCCGAATGCGTCATGCGTAAAGAGCGCGAGCGTGGCCTCGAAGTTCGCGAAGGCAAAGATGACGAGGAAGTAAATCAACACGAGCGGGCCAACGGTCGGCATGCGAAGGACTTCGAGCGTCCGCCCGAGACTGAAGAAGTGCCGCGGTGGAAGATTGGCGTTCGGCCGCAACGTCTCGGGGAGCTTGACCGCGGCGAAAATGAGCGCGAGTAACGACAACCCCGAGGCGATCGCCCCGACGCCCCACTTCTGGTCTTCAAACAATTTCAGCCCGGCGTAAGCGATGAGCGGTCCG from the Fimbriiglobus ruber genome contains:
- a CDS encoding MFS transporter → MTTVPSNTMPPSPAPRAAMFIVFIVVFIDLLGFGIVLPIMPRLAEHYMKGMSAQAQGAVIGALFSSFSLMQFIFSPVLGRISDRIGRRPILMLGLAGSVIFYALFGFAASLPESAPELALVLMLVSRIGAGIAGASVSTAAAVIADCTTPEKRARGMALIGAAFGIGFTFGPLIAYAGLKLFEDQKWGVGAIASGLSLLALIFAAVKLPETLRPNANLPPRHFFSLGRTLEVLRMPTVGPLVLIYFLVIFAFANFEATLALFTHDAFGMNDEQNFLLFAGVGAVLMVAQGGLYRPLAGKWPETQLMTLGIGLMLLGMGGLVCVAWGAYMLRPSPGAVDNLKFLFCLSGATAVTGFAFVNPSVSALVSKRTDPTRQGEVLGVNQSGASLGRILGPFIGSVVFKEHDSRILPYAAAAAVLLFVVGLLPLVKGPSVATKAA